In Micromonospora sp. LH3U1, one genomic interval encodes:
- a CDS encoding DUF2397 family protein, giving the protein MPNPPRLWWQDIDPVVWRCFGQPEDLARERNTAVLAALEELATRAPMSTPADIAAQMRDVGFRDQVTEVELRTVLDYLTSAHLVEPFRDYAALNAGLDAVVRRQEAWALTKIGRAVVAAVRTAVVDSRRALQLPSRLLDSVERTVRDLIEHLSSDAGLLPTDLDDVRTRLDEMQRVTADFYAALAQMVQSDVTDDLLFGENRDRVIEALRQFPREYGRALRRVEAALTDLESAGHRPLVETAAMHAGLLDARDQQDWIDERVRRLSDLAAWFAPMGSVQRLISSAAGAVHTLLVAIDRRYTALRHGSDLAADFRELAYSLYAQPDDEAARRVYAAAFGQWPAVHAVVGTAEEDVAHATLAAGGTSRHQVDVILREHERVGRSSGRPRKVPDAGAARAAALEKAAATAANRRRFSALLATDGEVPLSYFTGLETAALVILLGAIEVARNMIDVATGYGEVHAEGASVVVRVRLGRPETHLPIRFAEGTLVAPELLVTVTPTEAAQDPQVVMTEGAA; this is encoded by the coding sequence GTGCCGAACCCGCCACGGCTGTGGTGGCAGGACATCGATCCGGTCGTGTGGCGATGCTTCGGCCAACCCGAGGACCTGGCGCGCGAGCGCAACACGGCAGTATTGGCAGCCCTGGAGGAGTTGGCGACGCGCGCCCCGATGTCGACGCCGGCCGACATCGCCGCGCAGATGCGCGACGTCGGCTTCCGCGACCAGGTGACCGAAGTCGAACTGCGGACGGTGCTCGACTACCTGACGAGCGCGCATCTCGTCGAGCCCTTCCGGGACTATGCGGCGCTCAACGCAGGTTTGGACGCGGTAGTCCGCCGGCAGGAGGCCTGGGCGCTGACCAAGATCGGCCGGGCCGTGGTGGCCGCGGTGCGCACGGCTGTCGTCGACTCGCGGCGGGCGTTGCAACTGCCGAGCCGTCTTCTCGACAGCGTCGAACGCACGGTCCGTGATCTGATCGAGCATCTCTCTTCCGACGCTGGGCTCCTGCCAACCGACCTGGATGACGTCCGGACGAGGCTGGACGAGATGCAGCGGGTCACCGCCGACTTCTACGCTGCGCTGGCGCAGATGGTGCAGTCCGATGTCACCGATGATCTGCTGTTCGGGGAGAACCGTGATCGTGTCATCGAGGCCCTGCGGCAGTTCCCGCGCGAGTATGGGCGAGCACTCCGCCGGGTCGAGGCGGCCCTGACCGACTTGGAGTCGGCCGGGCACCGGCCGCTGGTCGAGACCGCCGCCATGCACGCCGGCCTGCTTGACGCCCGGGATCAGCAGGACTGGATCGACGAGCGGGTGCGTCGGCTCTCTGACCTGGCCGCCTGGTTCGCCCCTATGGGTTCGGTGCAGCGACTGATCTCCTCGGCGGCCGGCGCCGTGCATACCCTCCTGGTGGCCATCGATCGACGCTACACAGCCCTGCGGCATGGCTCGGATCTGGCCGCCGACTTCCGGGAACTCGCGTACAGCTTGTACGCCCAGCCGGACGACGAGGCTGCCCGCCGGGTGTACGCGGCCGCGTTCGGCCAATGGCCTGCCGTGCATGCGGTCGTCGGGACGGCCGAAGAAGACGTCGCTCACGCCACCCTGGCAGCCGGTGGGACCAGCCGGCACCAGGTGGATGTGATCCTGCGCGAGCACGAACGCGTCGGTCGCTCCAGCGGCCGTCCCCGCAAGGTCCCGGACGCCGGTGCTGCCCGGGCTGCCGCTCTGGAGAAGGCCGCCGCCACTGCGGCGAATCGGCGGCGCTTCAGCGCGTTGCTGGCCACCGACGGAGAAGTGCCGCTGAGTTATTTCACCGGTCTGGAGACAGCGGCGTTGGTGATCCTGCTCGGCGCGATCGAAGTAGCGCGCAACATGATTGATGTCGCTACCGGATACGGCGAAGTCCATGCCGAGGGTGCCAGCGTGGTCGTCCGGGTCCGGTTGGGCCGCCCCGAGACCCATCTGCCGATCCGGTTCGCCGAAGGGACCCTGGTGGCGCCGGAGCTCTTGGTCACCGTGACCCCGACCGAAGCCGCCCAGGATCCGCAGGTCGTGATGACAGAGGGCGCTGCATGA
- a CDS encoding DUF2398 family protein — MTQRLLDPDLADAARHLILTCRISSADDPVRYRAVLRGRREITDFFRTELGWTLHIHDVGGMVRLHKRRDDVPGDRGPRLQRRSGRGELAPAQVLVLAALVCEQLWRRPRISLRELLQSVAQVCAAEAATGRLPAFRIVAADGVSKREAQAARANIVDAIKLLQVDGEIGVDADLDRAVTDENAEVFITADRDSLANKFASLSPTLLSLSGRAPSQHVATLTAVSLPDAEPDAVAQRQASVEGRRLTALRRVADDPAADPEDDPNPVGYLATSTGRERALNIAAALGLVASVRRDWWEITDPTGTASDSDFPQGRKTERQGALALLSHLPHHDASEVTADEITTLFEEIRRDMPRWAAGYAEQLPVLARAAAAELVTAGLLRVTGDEDRWQITPGVHLWRVRARQGQPARPGRHRSEADSDTREGPA; from the coding sequence ATGACCCAGCGGCTTCTCGACCCGGATCTCGCCGATGCGGCACGCCACCTGATCCTCACCTGCCGGATCTCTTCGGCCGATGATCCGGTTCGTTACCGGGCGGTGCTGCGCGGCCGGCGGGAGATCACCGACTTCTTCCGTACGGAATTAGGGTGGACCCTGCACATTCACGACGTCGGTGGGATGGTGCGTCTGCATAAGCGCCGTGACGATGTTCCCGGGGATCGCGGACCGCGGCTGCAGCGGCGCAGCGGACGAGGCGAGTTGGCTCCCGCTCAGGTGCTGGTGCTGGCCGCGCTGGTCTGTGAGCAGCTGTGGCGGCGTCCGCGGATCAGCCTGCGCGAGCTGTTGCAGTCGGTTGCTCAGGTGTGCGCCGCCGAGGCGGCCACGGGTCGGCTACCGGCTTTCCGGATCGTGGCGGCGGACGGGGTCAGCAAGCGTGAAGCACAGGCCGCACGGGCGAACATTGTGGATGCGATAAAGCTGCTGCAGGTGGACGGGGAGATCGGCGTCGACGCGGACCTCGACCGGGCGGTGACGGACGAGAACGCGGAGGTGTTCATCACCGCTGACCGCGACAGCCTCGCCAACAAGTTCGCCTCGTTGTCTCCGACGCTGTTGTCGTTGAGCGGCCGGGCCCCCAGTCAGCACGTCGCCACGCTGACAGCGGTCTCGCTTCCGGACGCCGAGCCGGACGCCGTCGCGCAACGGCAGGCCAGCGTGGAGGGGCGCCGGCTGACCGCGCTGCGGCGAGTGGCGGACGACCCTGCCGCTGACCCGGAGGACGACCCGAACCCGGTCGGCTACCTCGCTACCTCGACCGGTCGGGAACGCGCGTTGAACATCGCCGCCGCGCTGGGGCTGGTCGCCAGCGTGCGCCGCGACTGGTGGGAGATCACCGACCCGACGGGAACCGCCTCTGACTCCGACTTCCCGCAGGGCCGCAAGACAGAGCGGCAGGGTGCGCTAGCCCTGCTGTCGCACCTGCCGCACCACGACGCGTCCGAGGTAACCGCCGATGAGATCACGACATTGTTCGAAGAGATCCGTCGAGACATGCCACGGTGGGCGGCCGGCTACGCCGAACAACTGCCCGTCCTAGCTCGAGCCGCTGCCGCGGAGCTGGTCACCGCCGGCCTGCTCCGGGTCACCGGCGACGAAGACCGGTGGCAGATCACACCGGGCGTGCACCTGTGGCGCGTGCGGGCACGGCAAGGCCAGCCCGCTCGTCCAGGCCGACACCGCTCGGAAGCTGACTCGGACACGAGGGAGGGGCCGGCGTGA
- a CDS encoding SbcC/MukB-like Walker B domain-containing protein has translation MTLIAHPGQQPTGSHDTAGPMSDWNDGPIAADRWQPTRAGAVNSWAWTDETLMFADGWLALAGPNGSGKSLTASMLVTVLLDGEVSQKALSVSGEAVGTLIDRHTDRNPKEDRTGAWWLEYGYRDSSTGDVGYLTTGLWLRSQSSGLQKAFFIMPGRVGTDLFLARQRDPVPIEGLAEQVAAASGRLFTSTDRLTSKVRDYVNLAEESQYRDAIRTTLFAPLDSVQFDALVGVLRSLRSVRTAEAISPNQMRAVLTEALPALDPRALQFIADTMERIADLEAQLKQARAEIRQLEQSEQQYQRYIDAIIAEEAARLANAQTVFDDHAREARTAEHQLAEAQAQAARVQARREELRGEIAGVRGRLQAAEDALRDHAGAELPHLEERLTDLRKQQSELEAAGLDLQEESQDAAQQAVESVDQFRNSQRHLTGIGSRLRATAADVGAHAFVDRLTEVTEQVTAANSLDQDPPKVDLAQIAETPRGWIETRTTTLNGIDTVLHEHDMAQIEQRTEAGHLRTAEEAQDRTADRAGDARAERRAAEQDLLDELEQWEGRRAQLPPVPANLTTDVEDRIDPDQLVAWLHEAGTATRERIALAAREQDVVHGTRLVHVAEGAAHRAAQARDRAEQIADQAQRDLEDAQAQADIDRTAVDEQARQARADHDADVDAAHAITATAEQALANGRANATLAATEWSRQVAGWRATLVHLDGRTVNLPDDPDAIDLRQPFLDLERAHSAAVSGLQRAISEAGRAVDDAGQRVTGIEDELEKARRQLPVPQGPPWRAPRDPGRGVPLWAAVAFAEHISAEQADRIEGALLTSGLLDALITGEGLVGDGDLVLAGDRPVAGQSLADILVAENGSGADPRHVEWLLRAVAIDLTGSDLSIGHLRTGNVIASAPSNYRATFIGRAARERARLALVVDLEQRLATAREDFDAEKQRIEHLEAAVRASRRERDDFPPADVVAVAREQVSQLQLGVAKAQQQTTQALATAAAQLTGLLAEFDAALNAIGRTVETARRRREEAAGALGRSRQSESDAGDALATAREELAEATERRDEARTAQQVCAAEEQRFPDVEQLRRTTRDEDAAERDEAAARASVDEHRHRHQQASDRVRTALRALHTAATLPDGAILPTDREVLRRHRDLVATLLQQIGAWQSAGQRTLDLLATAQREQRTADRVAGRFQKAVAAADQIRLTAEELDARMEQTRALYGAEYAELRQTKDRLAEDLTDKLAEVERREAEFRTHDNAAVAATTTLDKIAPRRREADQHRTDCFDRMCLLITHGFAEVPETLPRDSDNRPANLTAALTWSRQLLAGKPTTSARLDTLRIARERVQKQLESTMRSVNQALAEFDQQLDSTTLEGTEWRRITLAAPNAAVGEDLRQAAETLRATAEGLERDLRQDVKATLKTSMFTQLRRDIQTRREAARELVRQIRATLENVRTGVARVGVQVDWKVRDDGNSQQMVALLKAPPSDEVFDQMYEILRERMEDAGEETWADRVAHTFDYRSWHHWEISVTHSSFGADQFKPVNARSNPLKGLSTGESRLATMLPLLAAAWSMYSGDTYRGPRLLSIDEIDAAFDDRNLRQILTLLRTWDFDVLATTPTIAPLIKREAQHVVVHEVITDGRHRVTVPWLWKGSGEPTPLPLAAPAADTTPRRTLNDAG, from the coding sequence GTGACTCTCATCGCGCACCCGGGCCAACAGCCAACCGGAAGCCACGACACCGCCGGCCCGATGTCGGATTGGAACGACGGACCGATCGCCGCCGACAGATGGCAGCCAACCCGAGCCGGTGCGGTGAACTCGTGGGCATGGACCGACGAGACGCTCATGTTCGCCGACGGCTGGCTAGCGCTGGCCGGGCCAAACGGATCCGGTAAGTCCTTGACCGCCTCGATGCTGGTCACCGTACTGCTCGACGGCGAGGTGTCGCAGAAGGCGCTGTCGGTGTCTGGTGAGGCCGTCGGCACGCTGATCGACCGGCACACCGACCGCAACCCGAAGGAGGATCGCACCGGAGCGTGGTGGCTGGAGTACGGCTACCGCGATAGCAGCACCGGTGACGTTGGCTACCTGACGACCGGCCTGTGGCTGCGCTCGCAGAGCAGTGGCTTGCAAAAGGCGTTTTTCATCATGCCGGGCCGTGTCGGCACCGACCTCTTCCTCGCCCGACAGCGGGATCCGGTACCGATTGAAGGGCTCGCCGAGCAGGTTGCCGCCGCGAGCGGCCGACTGTTCACCTCAACGGACCGTCTCACCTCAAAGGTCCGGGACTATGTGAACCTTGCCGAGGAGAGCCAGTACCGCGACGCGATCCGCACGACGCTGTTCGCGCCGTTGGACTCGGTGCAGTTCGACGCTCTCGTCGGAGTGTTGCGCAGCCTGCGCAGCGTCCGCACCGCAGAGGCGATCTCCCCGAATCAGATGCGCGCGGTGCTGACCGAGGCGCTTCCGGCGCTGGATCCACGAGCGTTGCAGTTCATCGCCGACACCATGGAACGCATCGCCGACCTTGAGGCACAACTGAAGCAAGCCCGTGCCGAGATTCGGCAGCTGGAACAATCGGAGCAGCAGTACCAGCGCTACATCGACGCGATCATCGCCGAGGAGGCCGCCCGACTGGCGAATGCCCAGACGGTCTTCGACGACCACGCCCGTGAAGCGCGTACCGCCGAGCACCAGTTGGCGGAGGCGCAGGCACAGGCGGCGCGGGTGCAGGCCCGGCGCGAGGAACTGCGAGGCGAGATCGCTGGTGTCCGGGGCCGGCTGCAGGCCGCCGAGGATGCGCTGCGTGACCATGCCGGCGCCGAGCTTCCGCATCTCGAAGAACGCCTGACTGATCTACGCAAGCAGCAATCCGAACTGGAAGCAGCCGGCTTGGACTTGCAGGAAGAGTCGCAAGACGCCGCCCAGCAGGCGGTGGAGTCCGTGGATCAGTTCCGCAACAGTCAGCGCCATCTGACGGGGATCGGCTCGCGGCTACGCGCGACAGCCGCCGATGTCGGGGCGCACGCATTCGTCGATCGTCTCACCGAGGTCACCGAACAGGTCACGGCAGCCAACAGCCTCGACCAGGATCCACCCAAGGTTGACCTCGCCCAGATCGCCGAAACACCCCGCGGCTGGATCGAGACGCGCACGACAACCCTCAACGGCATCGACACGGTCCTGCACGAACACGACATGGCACAGATCGAGCAACGAACCGAGGCCGGGCATCTCCGCACCGCCGAAGAGGCCCAGGATCGTACCGCCGACCGTGCCGGCGATGCCCGCGCCGAACGTCGCGCCGCCGAACAGGACCTACTCGACGAATTGGAGCAGTGGGAGGGCCGCCGGGCCCAGCTTCCGCCCGTACCGGCGAACCTGACGACTGATGTCGAGGACCGAATCGACCCCGACCAGTTAGTTGCCTGGCTGCATGAGGCCGGGACCGCAACACGGGAACGGATCGCCCTGGCAGCCCGGGAACAGGACGTCGTGCACGGCACCCGCCTCGTACACGTTGCCGAGGGCGCGGCACACCGGGCCGCACAGGCTCGGGATAGGGCCGAACAAATCGCCGATCAGGCCCAACGTGACCTGGAGGACGCGCAGGCCCAAGCCGACATCGACCGTACGGCCGTCGACGAACAGGCCCGCCAAGCCCGAGCCGACCATGACGCCGACGTGGACGCTGCCCACGCCATCACCGCCACAGCTGAGCAAGCTCTGGCGAACGGCCGAGCGAACGCCACCCTGGCAGCAACCGAGTGGAGCCGCCAGGTGGCCGGGTGGCGCGCCACGCTCGTCCACCTCGACGGCCGTACGGTGAACCTGCCCGACGATCCGGATGCCATCGATCTGCGGCAGCCGTTCCTCGATCTGGAACGGGCCCACTCGGCGGCCGTCAGCGGTCTGCAACGCGCGATATCCGAGGCAGGGCGTGCCGTCGATGATGCGGGGCAACGAGTCACTGGGATCGAGGACGAGCTCGAAAAGGCCCGGCGACAGCTGCCCGTGCCGCAAGGGCCGCCGTGGCGGGCACCACGCGATCCGGGCCGTGGCGTGCCGTTGTGGGCCGCCGTTGCTTTCGCCGAACACATCAGCGCGGAGCAGGCCGATCGTATCGAAGGCGCCCTGCTGACCTCAGGCCTGCTCGACGCGCTGATCACCGGCGAGGGCCTAGTCGGCGACGGTGACCTGGTGCTCGCTGGCGACCGTCCCGTCGCCGGGCAGAGCCTCGCCGACATCCTCGTTGCGGAGAACGGCTCGGGCGCCGACCCGCGGCACGTCGAATGGCTGCTGCGGGCGGTCGCCATCGATCTGACCGGTAGTGACCTCAGCATCGGGCACTTGCGGACGGGCAACGTGATCGCGTCGGCTCCGTCAAACTACCGAGCCACGTTCATCGGCCGGGCCGCCCGCGAACGGGCGCGGCTCGCGCTCGTCGTCGACCTCGAACAGCGACTGGCCACCGCTCGCGAAGATTTCGATGCTGAGAAGCAACGCATTGAGCACCTTGAAGCCGCTGTCCGCGCGTCCCGCCGGGAGCGGGATGACTTCCCTCCCGCCGACGTGGTTGCCGTGGCACGTGAGCAGGTCAGCCAACTTCAGCTCGGCGTCGCGAAAGCTCAGCAGCAAACCACGCAGGCACTGGCCACCGCCGCAGCGCAGCTCACCGGCCTGCTCGCCGAGTTCGACGCTGCCCTTAACGCCATAGGCAGGACGGTGGAGACTGCCCGCCGGCGACGTGAAGAGGCGGCCGGCGCACTAGGACGATCTCGGCAATCCGAGTCCGACGCCGGCGACGCCCTGGCCACCGCGCGGGAGGAGCTGGCGGAAGCCACCGAGCGGCGGGACGAGGCCCGAACGGCTCAGCAAGTGTGCGCCGCCGAGGAACAGCGATTCCCCGACGTGGAGCAGCTGCGCCGCACCACCCGTGATGAGGACGCTGCCGAACGGGACGAGGCCGCTGCCCGCGCCTCGGTCGACGAGCACCGCCACCGGCACCAGCAAGCCAGCGACCGTGTGCGCACGGCGCTGCGCGCACTGCATACCGCCGCGACGCTGCCCGACGGCGCCATCCTGCCAACCGACCGAGAAGTGCTACGACGGCACCGGGACCTGGTCGCTACCCTGCTGCAGCAGATCGGGGCCTGGCAGAGCGCCGGGCAGCGAACCCTCGACTTGCTCGCAACAGCCCAGCGCGAGCAGCGGACAGCGGACCGGGTCGCCGGCCGGTTCCAGAAAGCGGTCGCCGCCGCGGACCAGATCCGGCTCACCGCCGAGGAACTGGACGCCCGGATGGAGCAGACCCGAGCGCTGTACGGGGCGGAATACGCCGAGCTACGCCAGACGAAAGACCGGCTCGCCGAAGACCTGACCGACAAACTGGCCGAGGTCGAGCGACGCGAGGCCGAATTCCGCACGCACGACAACGCTGCGGTCGCCGCCACCACCACGCTCGACAAGATCGCGCCGCGTCGTCGAGAGGCCGACCAGCACCGCACCGACTGCTTCGATCGAATGTGCCTGCTGATCACCCACGGCTTCGCGGAAGTGCCGGAAACCCTGCCGCGTGACAGCGACAACCGGCCGGCCAACCTGACCGCCGCACTCACCTGGTCGCGTCAACTGCTCGCCGGCAAACCCACCACCAGCGCCCGGCTGGACACCCTGAGGATCGCTCGGGAACGGGTGCAGAAGCAGCTCGAGAGCACGATGCGGTCCGTCAACCAGGCCCTCGCGGAGTTCGATCAGCAGCTCGACAGCACCACCCTTGAGGGCACCGAGTGGCGGCGCATCACGCTCGCCGCACCCAACGCCGCCGTCGGCGAGGATCTGCGGCAAGCCGCCGAGACACTCCGCGCCACAGCCGAAGGCCTCGAACGAGATCTGCGCCAGGACGTTAAAGCGACTCTCAAGACGTCGATGTTCACCCAGCTGCGGCGTGACATCCAGACCCGCCGCGAGGCGGCAAGGGAACTTGTCCGACAGATCCGGGCCACCCTCGAGAACGTCCGGACCGGAGTGGCCCGCGTCGGCGTCCAGGTCGACTGGAAGGTCCGCGACGACGGCAACTCCCAGCAAATGGTCGCCCTGCTCAAAGCGCCGCCCTCCGACGAGGTCTTCGACCAGATGTACGAGATCCTGCGGGAACGGATGGAGGACGCCGGCGAGGAAACCTGGGCCGACCGGGTCGCCCACACCTTCGACTACCGCTCCTGGCACCACTGGGAGATCAGCGTCACGCACAGCAGTTTCGGCGCCGACCAGTTCAAGCCGGTAAACGCCCGATCCAACCCGCTCAAAGGCCTGTCCACCGGCGAATCCCGACTCGCCACGATGCTCCCGCTGCTGGCCGCGGCCTGGTCAATGTACTCCGGCGACACCTACCGGGGGCCTCGCCTGCTGTCCATCGACGAGATCGACGCCGCCTTCGACGACCGCAACCTGCGCCAGATCCTCACCCTGCTGCGAACCTGGGATTTCGACGTCCTCGCGACCACCCCCACGATCGCCCCGCTGATCAAACGCGAAGCTCAGCACGTCGTCGTCCACGAAGTCATCACTGACGGCCGGCACCGCGTGACAGTCCCGTGGTTGTGGAAGGGCAGCGGGGAACCAACGCCCCTACCCCTCGCCGCACCTGCCGCAGACACGACCCCCCGCCGGACACTGAACGATGCCGGCTGA
- a CDS encoding TIGR02679 domain-containing protein codes for MPADLTYLAEDVDLHPLWRAVHGRLCAGTRPEAINTVRVLALSTAGIAQLRTWLDTSTRRRRGTSAVTVSGDTTTVPLRELLAALDIDRETLIALVEKAVGEPVIDRSAATLAAADRRAQLWQYATEELPDLPQLVARMRVTGVGEDDTEIRHSIAALSAALRRIPARPPVPLAKLAHDITGDPHYFDLTTLNGIRLVAAIAERAGQTEPNRPDLVRALLATVGVIADRLSATVLLFNVEAVGDGPIDRRLRDSPAPVALTLLDLVQHPPVLASQTLTVVENPSVMEIAFTAEVQQPIACTSGQLRAIDHVLFQLAVAHGVRLRYAGDIDTAGRQIAAVVATTYGAELVAMDDDTASEARHHPPATPWPRLREGEPPHTLTAATAAVYQEHDVLLARILGAHRL; via the coding sequence ATGCCGGCTGACCTCACCTACCTGGCGGAAGACGTCGACCTGCATCCTCTGTGGCGCGCCGTCCACGGACGTCTCTGCGCCGGCACCCGCCCCGAGGCGATCAACACGGTTCGGGTCCTGGCACTGAGCACAGCCGGTATCGCTCAACTGCGGACCTGGCTCGACACCTCCACACGCCGACGCCGCGGCACATCCGCCGTCACCGTGTCCGGCGATACCACCACGGTCCCGCTGCGAGAACTCCTCGCCGCGCTCGACATCGACCGCGAAACGCTCATCGCACTGGTAGAAAAAGCAGTGGGGGAACCGGTCATCGACCGTAGCGCCGCTACACTGGCCGCGGCGGACCGTCGTGCGCAGCTGTGGCAGTACGCGACCGAGGAGCTTCCCGACCTGCCGCAGCTCGTCGCCCGGATGCGGGTCACCGGCGTCGGCGAGGACGATACCGAGATCCGGCACAGCATCGCAGCGCTCTCCGCAGCCCTGCGACGCATTCCAGCCCGGCCACCGGTACCTCTGGCGAAGCTCGCCCACGACATCACCGGCGACCCACACTACTTCGACCTGACCACCCTCAACGGCATCCGCCTCGTGGCCGCAATCGCCGAACGCGCCGGCCAAACCGAGCCGAATCGACCGGATCTTGTACGCGCGCTGCTGGCCACCGTCGGTGTGATCGCCGACCGGCTCTCCGCGACGGTCCTGCTCTTCAACGTCGAGGCTGTCGGCGACGGACCGATCGACCGGCGACTGCGCGATTCACCGGCACCTGTGGCGCTCACATTGCTCGACCTCGTACAACATCCGCCTGTTCTCGCGTCGCAAACCCTGACAGTCGTGGAGAACCCGTCGGTCATGGAGATCGCCTTCACTGCCGAGGTGCAGCAACCGATCGCCTGCACCAGTGGTCAGTTACGTGCGATCGATCATGTGCTATTTCAACTCGCTGTCGCGCACGGCGTGCGCCTGCGCTATGCCGGCGACATCGACACTGCGGGCAGACAGATCGCGGCGGTCGTCGCAACGACCTATGGCGCCGAACTGGTTGCGATGGACGACGACACCGCCTCCGAAGCGCGACATCACCCGCCGGCTACACCTTGGCCGAGGCTGCGCGAGGGTGAGCCGCCCCACACGCTCACTGCCGCGACGGCAGCGGTGTACCAAGAGCACGACGTCCTTCTCGCGCGAATCCTCGGTGCTCACCGGCTCTGA
- the darT gene encoding type II toxin-antitoxin system toxin DNA ADP-ribosyl transferase DarT yields the protein MAAPPAPINVYHFTHLRNLPGIFQDGLRSDASCRREGLTQVQVGSAGIRERRLQLPVGNVGPGGCVGDYVPWYFGPRSPMMFTLSRNNYEFQEGFDEVVYLVSNVPRLIALGGQWVASDRNAALKLAEFTDDEHELSSHISWEVIEARYWPDFADGADLRAAEFLVHEWVPWEAVEVVVTKTSKTRAAVEELIDGLHHSPPIIVNRDWYF from the coding sequence TTGGCCGCACCACCTGCCCCGATCAACGTCTACCACTTCACCCACCTCCGCAATCTCCCAGGAATTTTCCAGGATGGGCTGCGGTCGGATGCCAGTTGTCGACGGGAAGGACTTACACAAGTTCAAGTAGGCTCGGCGGGCATCAGGGAACGGCGACTGCAACTACCTGTCGGCAACGTCGGCCCGGGCGGCTGTGTCGGTGACTACGTGCCGTGGTACTTCGGCCCACGCAGCCCCATGATGTTTACGCTCAGTCGGAACAACTACGAATTCCAAGAGGGATTCGACGAAGTCGTTTACCTCGTCTCGAACGTTCCGAGGCTCATTGCACTGGGCGGTCAGTGGGTGGCCTCAGACCGGAACGCGGCGCTGAAGTTGGCGGAGTTCACCGACGATGAGCATGAACTCTCAAGCCACATCAGCTGGGAGGTCATCGAAGCCAGGTACTGGCCGGATTTTGCGGACGGGGCCGACCTCCGAGCCGCAGAATTTCTCGTTCATGAATGGGTCCCGTGGGAAGCCGTAGAAGTCGTTGTGACTAAGACTAGCAAGACTCGCGCAGCGGTCGAAGAACTGATCGACGGGCTGCATCATTCCCCGCCGATCATCGTCAATCGTGACTGGTACTTCTAG
- the darG gene encoding type II toxin-antitoxin system antitoxin DNA ADP-ribosyl glycohydrolase DarG, translating to MISVANGNLLDAPVEALVNTVNTIGVMGKGIALQFKRAYPAMFKDYASAAKRGDVAIGRMHVWHTGQLDGPRILINFPTKRHWRAGSKLADIEAGLDDLVAVIKQEQIRSIAVPPLGCGHGGLDWAEVEPLIRAKLGPLRDVDVRIYPPAGAPMAADMHTAGPKPRMTAGRAALIEIIRRYSFMALEGATPIAVQKLMYFLQAAGEDLGLRYERNFYGPYADNLRAVLRDVEGHYLEGFGDGSQRIEVSEPFRLLPGAKEAAWEILDERGATLERIDRVMDLTSGFESSNSLELLATVHWVAAQPGASGRTDDDITSAVRRWSKRKARLFTSGQVHKALDVMRDKDWLAPPPA from the coding sequence ATGATCTCTGTCGCGAATGGGAACCTACTCGACGCTCCAGTCGAAGCCTTGGTGAATACAGTGAACACTATTGGCGTCATGGGTAAGGGTATCGCACTGCAGTTCAAACGCGCCTACCCGGCCATGTTCAAGGACTACGCGTCTGCAGCAAAGCGTGGAGATGTAGCTATTGGTCGCATGCATGTTTGGCACACTGGCCAACTGGATGGCCCGAGGATTCTCATAAACTTTCCAACTAAGCGGCACTGGCGCGCAGGCTCCAAACTCGCCGACATCGAGGCGGGATTAGACGATCTGGTCGCGGTGATCAAGCAGGAGCAGATTCGATCGATAGCTGTCCCTCCGCTTGGCTGTGGCCATGGAGGCTTGGATTGGGCAGAGGTGGAGCCTCTAATCCGTGCCAAGCTTGGACCACTCCGTGACGTAGACGTTCGGATCTACCCGCCGGCAGGCGCACCGATGGCCGCCGATATGCACACTGCAGGTCCGAAACCACGCATGACGGCAGGGCGGGCAGCGCTGATCGAGATCATCCGACGGTATTCGTTTATGGCATTAGAAGGTGCTACACCCATCGCAGTGCAGAAACTAATGTATTTCTTGCAGGCCGCTGGAGAAGATCTAGGACTTCGCTATGAGCGGAACTTCTACGGTCCCTACGCGGACAACCTACGAGCCGTCCTGAGAGACGTTGAGGGGCACTACCTTGAGGGGTTCGGTGACGGCAGCCAACGCATCGAAGTCAGCGAGCCCTTCCGGTTACTACCGGGCGCCAAGGAGGCGGCATGGGAGATCCTTGACGAGAGGGGCGCAACGCTCGAACGCATCGATCGAGTTATGGATTTGACGAGCGGTTTTGAGTCAAGCAACTCCCTGGAACTTTTAGCAACGGTGCACTGGGTGGCAGCACAGCCCGGGGCTTCCGGCCGAACGGATGACGACATCACTTCGGCGGTACGTCGATGGAGCAAACGCAAAGCCCGCCTGTTCACGTCAGGCCAGGTTCACAAAGCGCTGGACGTCATGCGAGATAAGGATTGGCTCGCCCCACCGCCCGCCTAG